The proteins below come from a single Triticum aestivum cultivar Chinese Spring chromosome 5D, IWGSC CS RefSeq v2.1, whole genome shotgun sequence genomic window:
- the LOC123119579 gene encoding calcium-transporting ATPase 10, plasma membrane-type, whose translation MESYLEENFGGVKGKNSSEEALRRWRKLCSVVKNPKRRFRFTANLDKRGEAQAIKHANHEKLRVAVLVSKAALQFIHGLKLRSEYVVPEEVKAAGFQICADELGSIVEGHDSKKLIIHGGVAGIAAKLATSSTDGLDTAEDSMQRRQDIYGINKFTESETRSFWVFVWEALQDTTLIILAICAFVSLVVGITMEGWPKGAHDGLGIVASILLVVFVTATSDYRQSLQFKDLDKEKRKIQVQVTRKGFRQRISIYDLLPGDVVNLAIGDQVPADGLFISGFSLLINESSLTGESEPVVVNEENPFLLSGTKVQDGSCKMLVTTVGMRTQWGKLMATLSEGGDDETPLQVKLNGVATIIGQIGLFFAVITFIVLSQGLISKKYHDGLLLSWSGDDALAMLEHFAIAVTIVVVAVPEGLPLAVTLSLAFAMKKMMNDKALVRNLAACETMGSATTICSDKTGTLTTNHMTVVKTCICGNIREVNSPQNASKLCSELPENVVRTLLESIFNNTGGEVVINQDGKHQILGTPTETAILEFAMSIGGNFKAKRAETKIAKVEPFNSTKKRMCVLLELADGGYRAHCKGASEIVLAACDKFIDETGAVTPLDKATAGKLNGIIDGFAHEALRTLCLAYREMEEGFSIEEQLPQQGYTCIAIVGIKDPVRPGVRESVAICRSAGVTVRMVTGDNINTAKAIARECGILTEDGLAIEGPDFREKTLEELLVLVPKIQVMARSSPLDKHTLVKHLRTTFNEVVAVTGDGTNDAPALHEADIGLAMGIAGTEVAKESADVIILDDNFSTIVTVARWGRSVYVNIQKFVQFQLTVNVVALLVNFSSACFTGNAPLTAVQLLWVNMIMDTLGALALATEPPNDDLMKREPVGRTGKFITNVMWRNIFGQSLYQFVVMWYLQTQGKTFFGLGGSDADIVLNTIIFNSFVFCQVFNEISSREMEKLNVLKGMLKNYVFMCVLSSTVVFQFIMVQFLGEFANTTPLTSLQWLASVLLGLVGMPIAVVVKLIPVGSS comes from the exons GAGAAGCTGCGGGTTGCCGTGCTGGTGTCGAAAGCTGCACTGCAGTTTATACATG GCCTCAAACTTCGAAGTGAGTATGTTGTCCCTGAAGAAGTCAAGGCTGCAGGGTTTCAGATTTGCGCTGATGAACTGGGGTCCATTGTTGAGGGCCATGACAGTAAAAAGTTGATCATCCACGGCGGAGTTGCCGGAATAGCAGCCAAGCTTGCAACATCGTCGACGGATGGGCTTGATACAGCTGAGGACAGCATGCAGCGTAGGCAGGACATATATGGAATAAACAAATTCACAGAAAGCGAGACCCGCAGTTTCTGGGTGTTTGTGTGGGAAGCTCTTCAAGATACCACTCTTATAATACTTGCTATTTGCGCCTTTGTCTCGTTAGTTGTTGGCATTACGATGGAAGGATGGCCAAAAGGTGCTCATGATGGTCTAGGAATTGTTGCAAGTATCCTCTTGGTCGTTTTTGTTACCGCGACAAGTGACTATCGGCAGTCGCTGCAATTCAAGGACCTGGACAAGGAGAAAAGAAAAATTCAAGTGCAAGTTACAAGGAAAGGTTTCAGGCAAAGAATATCGATATATGATCTTCTTCCTGGAGATGTCGTCAATCTGGCAATTGGTGATCAGGTTCCTGCTGATGGGCTCTTCATTTCTGGGTTTTCTTTGTTGATTAATGAGTCCAGCCTAACTGGTGAGAGTGAACCTGTTGTTGTAAATGAAGAGAACCCTTTTCTTTTGTCGGGTACCAAGGTCCAGGATGGGTCCTGCAAGATGCTTGTTACAACAGTTGGTATGCGAACCCAGTGGGGAAAACTAATGGCTACTCTCAGCGAAGGCGGGGACGATGAAACCCCGCTGCAGGTCAAACTTAATGGAGTGGCAACTATCATTGGTCAGATCGGACTATTTTTCGCTGTCATAACTTTCATCGTCTTGTCTCAAGGGTTAATCAGCAAAAAGTATCACGATGGTCTGCTCTTAAGCTGGTCAGGGGATGATGCACTGGCAATGTTGGAGCATTTTGCTATTGCAGTTACCATTGTTGTGGTTGCTGTTCCTGAGGGATTGCCCTTGGCAGTCACACTGAGTCTGGCATTTGCAATGAAGAAAATGATGAATGACAAGGCACTGGTTCGCAACTTAGCTGCATGTGAAACTATGGGCTCAGCTACTACCATCTGCAGTGATAAGACAGGGACACTAACAACTAATCATATGACTGTTGTCAAGACCTGCATTTGTGGAAATATCAGAGAGGTTAACAGTCCTCAGAATGCGTCTAAGTTGTGTTCAGAACTTCCAGAAAATGTTGTCAGAACTCTTCTCGAGTCTATATTTAACAATACAGGTGGTGAGGTTGTTATTAACCAAGATGGGAAACACCAGATCCTTGGTACCCCAACAGAGACAGCCATATTGGAGTTTGCAATGTCAATAGGTGGAAACTTTAAGGCGAAGCGTGCTGAAACTAAGATTGCGAAAGTGGAGCCTTTCAATTCGACAAAAAAGAGGATGTGTGTCCTTCTTGAGCTTGCTGACGGAGGATACCGTGCACATTGTAAAGGTGCTTCAGAAATAGTCTTGGCTGCATGTGATAAGTTCATAGATGAGACAGGTGCTGTTACCCCTCTTGATAAAGCAACTGCTGGCAAGCTCAATGGTATTATTGATGGTTTTGCTCATGAAGCTCTTAGGACATTGTGCCTTGCTTACAGGGAAATGGAAGAAGGCTTTTCCATTGAAGAGCAATTACCACAGCAAGGGTACACATGCATTGCTATCGTAGGTATTAAAGATCCTGTTCGCCCAGGTGTGAGAGAGTCTGTTGCAATTTGCCGCTCTGCTGGAGTTACGGTGAGAATGGTCACAGGTGACAACATAAATACAGCAAAGGCGATTGCCCGTGAATGCGGTATACTCACTGAAGATGGCCTGGCTATCGAGGGACCGGATTTCAGGGAGAAAACTCTTGAGGAACTCCTTGTGCTTGTTCCAAAAATTCAG GTAATGGCCCGATCATCACCGCTGGATAAGCATACACTTGTAAAGCATTTGCGCACAACATTCAATGAAGTTGTTGCTGTTACTGGTGACGGCACAAATGATGCTCCTGCCCTGCATGAAGCAGATATTGGACTTGCAATGGGCATTGCCGGGACTGAG GTGGCGAAAGAGAGTGCCGATGTCATCATTCTGGACGACAATTTCTCTACAATTGTAACTGTTGCCAGATGGGGGCGCTCTGTTTACGTCAACATTCAGAAATTTGTGCAGTTTCAGTTAACTGTTAATGTTGTCGCTTTACTAGTTAACTTCTCCTCAGCTTGTTTTACAG gaaatgcGCCACTGACAGCTGTTCAACTTCTTTGGGTCAACATGATTATGGACACACTTGGCGCACTTGCATTAGCCACCGAACCACCCAATGATGACTTGATGAAGAGAGAGCCAGTAGGAAGAACAGGGAAGTTCATCACAAATGTAATGTGGAGGAACATTTTTGGGCAATCTCTATACCAATTTGTTGTTATGTGGTATCTCCAGACGCAAGGAAAAACCTTTTTTGGGCTTGGAGGCTCTGATGCTGATATAGTGCTGAATACAATTATTTTCAACTCATTCGTCTTCTGCCAG GTGTTCAATGAGATAAGTTCGAGGGAGATGGAGAAGCTCAATGTGCTCAAGGGCATGCTGAAGAACTATGTCTTCATGTGTGTCCTCAGCAGCACGGTCGTCTTCCAGTTCATCATGGTCCAGTTCCTCGGCGAGTTTGCCAACACGACGCCTCTCACCAGCCTCCAGTGGCTTGCCAGCGTGCTCCTGGGCCTCGTCGGAATGCCGATCGCCGTCGTCGTCAAGCTCATTCCTGTTGGGTCCTCCTGA